The sequence actgcaaaaccgacagattcaattgcaaatgggacgaattctattgcaaaaccgatgaattctattgcaaaaccgacgaatttaattgcaaacaggacgaattcaatcgcaaaggcgacgaattcaattgcaaaaacctgtaatatacGTAGTTATAGTTAATACAAGTAACACAGATGGACTGTTGGGAaagtatatacagtggaacctcagtcgtctggaccccacttatctggattctcagttaactgaactacagaaatgactgctctattagagtagtgactgttctattagggtagttgaaaacaTTGatagttttaatttcttttctttaagttatttatacactgttcagagatatggacttttcaccACCCCTGGTActaaggggtttggataactgaagttccactgtagcaCAATGATAAGCATAGGGCAAGCATGGGCAGGCCAATTGACTGCGTGCTTGTGTTGTTACCTTCTAATGATTCAAACTTCATTTTACTTACTGGCTAATTGGAACCCTCTTTGGGAAATTCTGACTATGTATCTGTAGGAGCACTGGAGTTAATCCTGCTAACACTCTTGTTAGGTATATTGTGTCAACTACCAATCAGATTGTATAAGCCATTAAGTCTTTGTTTTTTATGTCTTATGTTCAGTACTCATGCATATATTAAAACTTAAAGGCTTCTTTAAAAACACGTTGCAGCTAGCAATGTAAAAGTGAAAGGCATTAGTTGAACATTCTACGTCTGTTTATTTGCCAATGTAAGCTCTTACATCTATGCGAAGGATGGAGGCAGATGTTTTAGCACAGTttttgtatatgcatacaaagaGTAATAAAATGGCATTGAAAAATGTTTGCCTTCAAGGACTTTTTTCAGTTCTATTTAATAACACGTTTCCTATAGTAGATATCTCCATACCACTATGTATTCACACAGATATTGGGCTCTTGAATTGAGACGTCAGCAGAGGAACAAACAACCAAGACTATGGTTTGCATTGCTTCGATACTTTAAAGGAATACTAGTTTATGGCATTATGTTTTATATTGAGGTAACTATAATTTTTATTGTATGACCCAACTACATTTATAGCATGTGATACTTTACAGATATTAATATTTCTTGTACAATCACTACTGGTGGGATATCTATCACAATATTTTTGTGAAAAGAACAGTTTAGAAGAAGAATTGTCCATAGCACAGAAAACTAATGACTCCACATTGGTGAATGCACTAGAAGAAGAAATTGAGCTGGCTACCAGAAATGCTTATTTATTTGCAGCAGGAATCACCGTGTTTGGTTTTGTAATAGCAGTGACACATGCCTGGATATTCTACCTGTCTGGTACTGCTGGGATGAAATTCAGAGTATTACTTACTGCTGCTATATATGAAAAGGTAACATTTATGCATTAGTGctgccacgatatagaaaaactttatatcatatatcaccaaggtttatatcacgatatgaacatatatcacgatatagaactaactataacatttgcaagacaaacatattcattgtaagtttaaatgtataccacaagcaaaagttactcttgtttatcaggctttaaatgcattttgctactgctttacagttgagacaagtggctgggacaacatagaaaccttaaaacctcccagtttactttggggttggcttgtttaccacactacaccaTCGACacaataacttaattaaatgccaaataccatatgtctggcctcccccacatcattatactaagcgCTACTATTGTGCAACCATTGCtataactgattggctatatcataccatatcaccaccttgttatatcaaTACTATAATATCgatgtatcgatatatcgtgACAACACTATTATGCATTTTTAAAATCTGCACGTGTATAACTTTTTAAAGCTGATTTTAACTACGTATATATATCTCCATTTTGCAGTGTGTCAGTGGAATGTAACTCCAAACAAATACAGATCAGACATACATCATGTATAACCTTGTACAAAAAAATGTATTCTACTAGAATGGTTGTGCATGCAAACTTTCACACAAGCCACATTGTATAGAAAAAATAATTATGCTAGGTGCATACACCCTGAATATGAAAAACTACATAGCCTCGATGGGGTATATCCATTCACTTACATGTTAGAGGCACATTTGGAAATGTCTGTATCTCAATAAGAGAGTGCTCTATTCAATGCAGTAAAAACCCCTAGATACATACTGCTAACTGTAGGTCTAGTTTTAGTAGTCTATTTAATGGTAATGATTCATAGTTGTATCAAGAAGCTTTTTAACATCTAGCCAAAGAATTACTTCCCCACGAACGCAATATTAAACAGAAAGGTTAGGCTACACATGTTTGtttgaaataattatttgttAGAAAATTAGTATAGTGACAACATGTATATATAGGACCTGACTGAACATCACATCTTTAAGGATAGACAGGGCAGGTCAATTAACTATAGATACAAGTTTGTACTTATTAATATTTGATCAAAGtgttctatcatacagtacggtagtactgtatattagggatcatggaggtttgggtttttctggccaaaaccttcacccaaaaaccagctttacaacaccatcctgacaccttggcagcattggttagaagtgccttcagtatgatcctaaaggcttccaataaattgttgcgaattttaaaaagaattttattcaatggaattttctactatctTCCTGTCGAcctgcctgatgcattcaggGAAGCGTagctcgataacagctaaggctattggcgtgattttttcactgttcgatgtcgttccgtcccgagatgtgccttttgttataccgcagtatgtaaaatgcatgcatcatggacttacctctgtcctcctttgtgtcccatttctttttgctgatagcCCAAGGTGTCCATTCGTGGTAGTGCGATGcgtggcttccctacagtatgtttgtaaacaatcatttgtattttccatggtgactggattgatagcagaggcaattctaacactgttcttcgtaacgctgtgtaatgggctgaaagcAAGGCATAAGGGCTGCTGCACTTTCGAggtagtaattgatagttgggagcATGAATCGtcatattttcgtggtgactggattgttgcagaggtatgtttttcatctgtagctttgtgtaatgggctgaacatagctgaaagcgaagcgtaatggccactgcactttccaaacagtatttgatagctggaGCAATTGGTATTAAATATTAGTTCTAATTTAgttacatctatgttaattgtctttaaattcaAAAGTTCCAGTGGGTCAttacatggcattgcattgggCTAATTGATCACGTGTGTCATTCATGCATTAGCAATTATTACAATCAAAATTGTATtgtataacatatacataactACAAactcactttcagaatgttttgtatatgaaagtaaaattagatAGCTACTAAATAGTTAGATATATGAAATTGAATTGCATATAGCACAAAAATACCAGGACACATCCTTGGTGTTAACAAAAACCAGAAAGAGACTTATTTATTATTTAGCCTCCAGTGCCATTTCAgggcatctattttcaaaaaatttcctggtcCAGACAATTTACCGACATGCTGATTTACATGCTGTTGGGTATCACATGAAAGCAGATAATAATTTAAATGTGTATGACCTCCATTTCAGTCCATGGATGCCtcaccactcaaaatctctgggctgtGGCCCTGTATGAATGTACAGTGTgtgcactgtgaaaaaagggtttcttgtttttaatgtcaTTTTTTGCTGCCAGTTTGACAGATTCATTTTTTATTATAAGAgcacacaaaattaatgagaGTTTGTTGTCAAAATGACACACCTTATAGCATTCAGCTTACAGCATGTTACAATAGCAATTTGTAGTATTGTTAAGACAACTACTATATACCACTGCATATTTGTCATTTTTCTAGCATTTTACAGAGTGTGTAGTGAGTACATGTTCTCATACATGTAGTTATGGAGGTTGCTTAGCCTATCCCCTTCAATAATATAGTTCTCACAATAATTATATCTTTCTTGCTCACATATTTAGATTTTACACCTATCGCACTCCACTATTGGACAGCTATCTATTGGACACATTGTAAACCTTGCCACCAATGATGTTCAACGATTTGACCAGGTGAAGTGGCTGTGTAATAGTTGACAGCACTCAGTGGCAATTGTATAACtatacaagtacatgtactaCAGCAGCAAGTTTCTCGTATCAACTTACAAGTATTGGTCAAGCCCAACCAAAACTCGATAATGACTTACTATATAGGCTTGATTACTCATGGTTGCATGTTTGCTTTGGGTTGAAGCAAGATTGTTTTGCTTACCACAGGAGACACAATTCATGCATTATATTATACTTTTGTGTCTCATTCTTTTCAGGCTTAAAGGCATTGATGTGCTAGTACATATCATAAGTTTACTTAAATTTTACCACTGTCAAAGCAACCTCATGCAACATTCAAAGTACTGCAAgtaacataatacagtagtccCTCTATTATCTGGACACTGATTTTCCAAACATTCCATTATTCGAACTGTgggaatgactgttctattagagtattttgatgaaggtgtacattctattagagcatttgaatGGAACTCTGTATACATATGAATGAGCTTCTATTATCTTTTCGATTATCACGCACCCAGGGCTGAGGGAGGGAGCACCGGTAAAATCATGAAAATTACAACATCTGCAGGAGCATTCAACATGCATTTTTGATGAACTTTATAGGTTGACAATCGCAGACAGTATAAATGGTGAGATGGATCATTTGTATGATAAAAGGAATGGCCAAATCCACAGTTAAAAATCTACACATATACACCACACTGCACACTGTACACTGAACACACCCCATTATATTACAACATGTTACATACCTATACTATCATGCATATACAACTGGTTTAACAATAGATAATGTTACACAAATCTTATCTATGCActtcaggcattagagtttatCCACATGTGGTGGATATTCCCCCTATCAGCACCACTGGCTGTGTACTTATTGTGGAGTGAAGTAGGCCCCAGCTGTTTGGTTGGCTTTGGGATCATGTTCCTACAACCACCACTTCAATATATACTAGCACGTCTGTACACCAGGATGTGGTATGTTGAGGTTGAGGACATCGTAATGGTCCCTGATATCCATGGATGTTACAGGTTAAAGGCAGCTAAAGTGACAGACAATAGAGTGAGAGTGATGAATGAGATCATCGGTGGTATGAGACTGATCAAGATGTATGCCTGGGAGTGGGCATTCCATGAATATGTGAAGATGATCAGAAGGTTAGCAGTCAACAATTTCATTGATGTCAGTATCATTTTTATGTGATACGTAGGAAGGAGAGCAAGATCATCACTAAAGCTAGTATGATCAGGTCCTTCAATCAGGCATTGTTTTACTCACTGATCAGCTTACTGAGTTTTGCCACTTTCTCAACGTATACTGCACTAGGAAATGTTCTTACTCCTAAGAAAGTGTTTACTGTAATCACTGTCTTTGCCATTACACGGATCTATTACTTCTACAGACTTGTGAACTGTTTACTAGGATTGTCAGACATGTGGGTTGCTTCAAAACGAATTCAGGTAAATACAACAGTGTATGGAATACACTCAAGTGTGTATATTGTCTCTCTATTCACAGAACTTGTTACTACTACCAGAACTGAGTAATAATACAATAACTTATAGTGATAAGGTCAAGACAGCTAGTAGATCATGTTCCCCTAATGTGATGCTTCCTCTAAAGTTGGTCAATGAAGAAGTCACTACTGATAGTGGAGATGGATCATTCTCCAATGGAGTAACTCCCAGGATCATAGTCAATAATCTAACAGCATCCTGGACACATGTTAGTGTTTAACagtcaggaatgatgtaatctGAGGATTTATTCTGAACTAGCAACCCTTTCCCTATACTACTAATTTTTATGTTACTATAGAACACATGTATACTGTAGCTCATGAGATTCATGCAAGTATTCATCTCAGCACCCTTTATCTAACCTTGCACGTGTGTACTGTGCATTAATATTGTATGTGTTTACTTGTACACttactgtacacatacacacatgtacatacacatgacACATATATTGTGCTAAATGCTCACATATGTGTGCTTCTAGGCAAGAGAAAAGGTTGTTTTAGAAGACATCAACTTCACTGTAGATCAGGTGAGAGGTGTTTAGTTTGGAGACACATTAATTATCACCAGTTGATCCAGTCAAACAGGTTACTAGCAGTGGTTGGTCCAGTTGGATCAGGAAAGGTAAGATGTTATACTGTAGTTGACTCTAACTGATCTCCATATCACCCACTATAGTCATCAATACTACAGTGTTTACTGAGAGAATTAGAAGCATTGGATGGGTCAGTAGACATTGagggtagtgtatcttatgctaGTCAGGACCCATGGATATTTTCTGGAACAGTAAAAGAGAACATTTTATTTGGAAAAAATTATGATGAAGTTTGGTATAAAAAAGTAGTGGAGTGCTGTTCTCTCATTAAGGTATGTTAacggtggcggccaagaaatggctgcaatgatgttaatgctaaaaattttaataatggctgtgtgcattgttaaaatttattagcattaacatcattgcagccatttcttggccgccacctttgatttcacaacttttttcacctagacttttaaggccgcaccattttttcacagcttggctgtttttgtgtggatatgttTTACTGTAGGATATTGATGAGATGCCAATTGGCAATGAGACATTGATAGGAGAACGAGGAGTAAACCTTAGTGGTGGTCAAAAGGCTAGAGTGAACCTTGCCAGGTATATTTAATCCATGTATAAACACAGAGTTGGAGAAGTTACCATACTACGAGCATgtaatactgtatacaattcTTTAACCATGTAATACGATTATTATATTTTTCAAAAAGTAAAATATATTATACTATCAAGGTAGTTGAAGGCACATGATAGTATGTCATACAGCATCACaccacactgtgggtatataAACTGGAAGAACAAAATACATGACttgcatgtatgtgtatacagtatcttaatggtcccttctccaaagtaATGGACTATATATTACTACAGAAAGAAAAGTATATTATTCTTAGTAAGTTACAACTATGTAAGTTACCCCAAATCTGGTTGTATAGGACTGTGTACAGGGACAGTGACATCATGTTGTTGGATGATCCTCTGAGTGCAGTAGATGCTGCAGTGAGCAGACATCTGTTTGACAAGTATGTGTAAAATGTTAGCAGAGTAACAGATGATATTTCTGGTACTATTTTAAGGTGTATATGTGGAGTGTTAGCAGATAAGTTGGTAATCTTAGTTACCCATCAGTTACAATATGCTGAACATGCAGATTGTATTCTAGTACTAAAAGAGGTTTGTGTTAGCAAATCAAAGTGACAATAATGTTATTTGGTTCAGTAGGGTTGTGTACAAGGATATGGAAATTATGAGGAGTTAACATCAACTGGCCTTGACCCTACTGAACTATTTGATGATGTAATGGATAATCTGGTGTCCCCCAATTTGGAGAAAGAAGAGCATGAAGATGTAACTGAAAAAGTGCATCTTGACTTACCAACAAGTCCAATTGATGCGCAACACTTATTAGTAGACAGGGCAACTAGTCATAGTAGACAGTTACATTCTGAAAGTTCAGCGGCAGACGAAATGTCTTTACATACTGTTCCTTCAATGTTTTCCCTAGTGTCCATACCCAGTCACTTTGAGGGTTTAAACATCAATACTGATAATAATGAGGTGAGTATACAAGGGGACTTTAAATACCTAAAGAATTAATAATCAGTTTAATTACAGCATGTACAATGACAAGGTATAGACACAATAAAGAATTGAGGGGAACAGTACTGAAGGCTGTTTTATGTCCTTAAAGCTTAGCCTATAAAATATTTACTAGTAGGGTGTTTATTTATACGAGTGGGATTCCTCTCTCTATCTTTCTAGCTTGTCAATCAAGACATTTACAGCATCGTCGGCCTGGCATGAGATCTCGCATGATATATATGTAGCCCAagttttaaaatactaaacCTATTCAGTGGGCTTAATGGGGCTCATTGTGCCAATGCCATGTACTTGTCGTATTTCATCAATCGGGAGGTATTTCAGTACCCAAGAACATCCAGTACGctttcaatacaaaaccattgggctcACATGCAcgcttccaacctcctctgctatGTACATATAGGGTAACAAATTAAGTTTTTAAGCCTATTAGAGCTGTAATCAAGCTTACATAGTTGCTCTCCTTTGAACCTGTTCACATCCTTAATAAGGCTATAGTCTCCAGATGATAGAACTACATGTGACTTGTGACCTATTGATAACTACAACATTCTCTTGCTGTTACTGAAGTAACCTTACACCAAGTGAAGTTTCCAAGACTATATTATAATCATGATGCATGGTTCATGCACCAAGTACACTGGCAGTTTTATGATTTTGGTAGTATGTAATGTTTGACAAAACGTTATTCATTAAGGCTGTGCGATAATCAGCGCTGTAAAACACTTatcatacgtatgtatgtgacTTATCGTGATTGACTCTGGCATTATCAAAATTATACTACTCCATTTTGACAGCAGTTAGATGATACACTATGAGTAAGGTCTCTAACCAGTTGCATTTGGCAGTACTGAAAAAGATTTTACTATCTCCCTAAGTCCTGCCTTTTTATTATTGCAGAAACTGCATGTGCATTATTGTGATA comes from Dysidea avara chromosome 4, odDysAvar1.4, whole genome shotgun sequence and encodes:
- the LOC136254031 gene encoding ATP-binding cassette sub-family C member 4-like isoform X2; the protein is MMTDHNQWEYETPAKDPRKEANLISRLFFVWLDPLVWTGYRRELNQEDLYANPEGAKSQKLLKDFKKYWALELRRQQRNKQPRLWFALLRYFKGILVYGIMFYIEILIFLVQSLLVGYLSQYFCEKNSLEEELSIAQKTNDSTLVNALEEEIELATRNAYLFAAGITVFGFVIAVTHAWIFYLSGTAGMKFRVLLTAAIYEKILHLSHSTIGQLSIGHIVNLATNDVQRFDQALEFIHMWWIFPLSAPLAVYLLWSEVGPSCLVGFGIMFLQPPLQYILARLYTRMWLKAAKVTDNRVRVMNEIIGGMRLIKMYAWEWAFHEYVKMIRRKESKIITKASMIRSFNQALFYSLISLLSFATFSTYTALGNVLTPKKVFTVITVFAITRIYYFYRLVNCLLGLSDMWVASKRIQNLLLLPELSNNTITYSDKLVNEEVTTDSGDGSFSNGVTPRIIVNNLTASWTHAREKVVLEDINFTVDQSNRLLAVVGPVGSGKSSILQCLLRELEALDGSVDIEGSVSYASQDPWIFSGTVKENILFGKNYDEVWYKKVVECCSLIKDIDEMPIGNETLIGERGVNLSGGQKARVNLARTVYRDSDIMLLDDPLSAVDAAVSRHLFDKCICGVLADKLVILVTHQLQYAEHADCILVLKEGCVQGYGNYEELTSTGLDPTELFDDVMDNLVSPNLEKEEHEDVTEKVHLDLPTSPIDAQHLLVDRATSHSRQLHSESSAADEMSLHTVPSMFSLVSIPSHFEGLNINTDNNENKHDVMPEEERAHGTISNKTYLLFAKEGGGSHLITIALIVLLLAVEGSVICTDWWLANWASEADSCLPDTVNISTASSSDYNLTTDQRVGIYGGLVGVTTTLILSRAVLCYLLCFAATSSLHSKMFKSILRTPILFFDTNPVGRVLNRFSKDIGFMDALLPNKLLDCITLGLRLAGVFVTACVANYWLSILVTLIVVSILLFRHYFLYASRNIQRLEALARSPVYSHISSTIQGLSIIRAYKEQSKFLKTHHFYQNEHTKAWYLKVATIRWFGMRLDILGAVFIMFVVFTSIPLADVLDPALVGLSLAYAATVSAMLQYAVRLSAEVESLMVSVERVMAYGQLESEAELETIPHNKAPRFEWPDKGVIELHNTKFKYAVDHPYVLKSISFRIESCEKVGIVGRTGAGKSSLLAALFRLAEPEGVFEIDGIQITDIGLHDLRKRISIIPQDPVLFSGTVRYNLDPFNELADHQLWDALEEVQLREVVMNLEDGLEAQVFEGGSNFSVGQRQLMCLARSLLRRNKILVIDEATANVDLITDGIIQEMIRKKFNYCTILTIAHRLETIMDSDRVLVLSSGKVIEFDTPYNLLQKQHSTFHSMIKRTGPVESERLKDIARTVEKLKHGSRL
- the LOC136254031 gene encoding ATP-binding cassette sub-family C member 4-like isoform X1 — encoded protein: MMTDHNQWEYETPAKDPRKEANLISRLFFVWLDPLVWTGYRRELNQEDLYANPEGAKSQKLLKDFKKYWALELRRQQRNKQPRLWFALLRYFKGILVYGIMFYIEILIFLVQSLLVGYLSQYFCEKNSLEEELSIAQKTNDSTLVNALEEEIELATRNAYLFAAGITVFGFVIAVTHAWIFYLSGTAGMKFRVLLTAAIYEKILHLSHSTIGQLSIGHIVNLATNDVQRFDQALEFIHMWWIFPLSAPLAVYLLWSEVGPSCLVGFGIMFLQPPLQYILARLYTRMWLKAAKVTDNRVRVMNEIIGGMRLIKMYAWEWAFHEYVKMIRRKESKIITKASMIRSFNQALFYSLISLLSFATFSTYTALGNVLTPKKVFTVITVFAITRIYYFYRLVNCLLGLSDMWVASKRIQNLLLLPELSNNTITYSDKVKTASRSCSPNVMLPLKLVNEEVTTDSGDGSFSNGVTPRIIVNNLTASWTHAREKVVLEDINFTVDQSNRLLAVVGPVGSGKSSILQCLLRELEALDGSVDIEGSVSYASQDPWIFSGTVKENILFGKNYDEVWYKKVVECCSLIKDIDEMPIGNETLIGERGVNLSGGQKARVNLARTVYRDSDIMLLDDPLSAVDAAVSRHLFDKCICGVLADKLVILVTHQLQYAEHADCILVLKEGCVQGYGNYEELTSTGLDPTELFDDVMDNLVSPNLEKEEHEDVTEKVHLDLPTSPIDAQHLLVDRATSHSRQLHSESSAADEMSLHTVPSMFSLVSIPSHFEGLNINTDNNENKHDVMPEEERAHGTISNKTYLLFAKEGGGSHLITIALIVLLLAVEGSVICTDWWLANWASEADSCLPDTVNISTASSSDYNLTTDQRVGIYGGLVGVTTTLILSRAVLCYLLCFAATSSLHSKMFKSILRTPILFFDTNPVGRVLNRFSKDIGFMDALLPNKLLDCITLGLRLAGVFVTACVANYWLSILVTLIVVSILLFRHYFLYASRNIQRLEALARSPVYSHISSTIQGLSIIRAYKEQSKFLKTHHFYQNEHTKAWYLKVATIRWFGMRLDILGAVFIMFVVFTSIPLADVLDPALVGLSLAYAATVSAMLQYAVRLSAEVESLMVSVERVMAYGQLESEAELETIPHNKAPRFEWPDKGVIELHNTKFKYAVDHPYVLKSISFRIESCEKVGIVGRTGAGKSSLLAALFRLAEPEGVFEIDGIQITDIGLHDLRKRISIIPQDPVLFSGTVRYNLDPFNELADHQLWDALEEVQLREVVMNLEDGLEAQVFEGGSNFSVGQRQLMCLARSLLRRNKILVIDEATANVDLITDGIIQEMIRKKFNYCTILTIAHRLETIMDSDRVLVLSSGKVIEFDTPYNLLQKQHSTFHSMIKRTGPVESERLKDIARTVEKLKHGSRL